The Anoxybacillus flavithermus genome has a segment encoding these proteins:
- a CDS encoding glycerol-3-phosphate dehydrogenase — MVAVLGAGSWGTALAIVLADNGHDVRLWGQRQEQIDEINEKHTNEKYLPNIHLPEAIVGYVNLSEALEGIETVVLAVPTKAIREVLQRVRPCLKQPITIVSVSKGIEPDTNKRISEIIEEEMGEHLQDVVVLSGPSHAEEVSLRHPTTVTVSSKNMEAAERIQDLFMNHQYFRVYTNPDLIGVEIGGALKNIIALAAGITDGLGYGDNAKAALMTRGLAEMARLGSRLGANPLTFAGLTGIGDLIVTCTSVHSRNWRAGNLLGKGYALDDVLANMGMVVEGVRTTKAAYQLAKKMNVDMPITNALYDVLFNGKDVKSAVDSLMARGKTSELEDLANISL; from the coding sequence ATGGTTGCAGTATTAGGTGCAGGTAGTTGGGGCACAGCTTTGGCGATCGTTCTTGCTGATAATGGACATGACGTTCGTCTTTGGGGGCAGCGCCAAGAACAAATTGACGAAATTAACGAAAAACATACGAATGAAAAATATTTACCAAACATTCACCTTCCTGAAGCGATTGTTGGTTATGTAAATCTTTCAGAAGCGCTTGAAGGGATTGAAACGGTTGTATTAGCTGTTCCGACAAAAGCGATCCGTGAAGTGTTGCAGCGCGTTCGTCCGTGCTTGAAACAGCCCATTACGATCGTTTCGGTTAGCAAAGGTATTGAGCCAGACACAAATAAACGCATTTCAGAAATTATCGAAGAAGAAATGGGTGAACATTTGCAAGATGTCGTTGTTTTATCGGGCCCAAGTCATGCCGAGGAGGTCAGTTTACGTCACCCAACAACGGTGACGGTGTCATCGAAAAACATGGAAGCGGCTGAACGCATTCAAGATTTATTTATGAATCATCAATATTTTCGCGTATATACAAACCCAGATTTAATTGGCGTAGAAATTGGCGGGGCGTTAAAAAATATTATTGCGCTAGCTGCTGGAATTACGGATGGACTTGGTTATGGGGATAATGCCAAAGCGGCTCTTATGACGCGAGGGCTTGCGGAAATGGCTCGTCTTGGTAGCCGTCTCGGTGCCAATCCGCTAACATTTGCAGGATTGACAGGGATCGGTGATTTAATTGTGACGTGTACAAGCGTTCATTCACGCAACTGGCGTGCGGGCAATTTGCTTGGCAAAGGATATGCGCTTGATGACGTGCTAGCAAATATGGGAATGGTTGTCGAAGGGGTGCGAACGACTAAAGCTGCCTATCAGTTAGCAAAAAAAATGAACGTCGATATGCCAATTACAAATGCGCTTTACGATGTGTTGTTTAACGGAAAAGATGTAAAAAGTGCAGTAGATTCGTTGATGGCGCGTGGAAAAACGTCAGAACTTGAAGATTTGGCAAACATTTCGCTATAA
- a CDS encoding stage IV sporulation protein A has protein sequence MEKVDLFKDIAERTGGDIYLGVVGAVRTGKSTFIKKFMELVVIPNIQNEADKARAQDELPQSAAGKTIMTTEPKFVPNQAVKVKVDDGLEVNIRLVDCVGYTVQGAKGFEDENGPRMIHTPWYEEPIPFQEAAEIGTRKVIQEHSTIGVVITTDGSIGEIPRENYVEAEERVVNELKEVGKPFIMIINTVRPQHPETETLKQQLSEKYDIPVLALSVEGMREADVYQVLREALYEFPVLEVNVNLPNWVMVLRENHWLRESYQDAVRDTVKDIKRLRDVDRVVQQFSEYDFIDEARLAGIEMGQGIAEIDLYAPDELYDQILKEVVGVEIRGKDHLLQLMQDFAYAKAEYDQIADALRMVKQTGYGIAAPSLSDMSLDEPEIIRQGSRFGVRLKAVAPSIHMIKVDVESEFAPIIGTEKQSEELVRYLMQDFEDDPLSIWNSDIFGRSLSSIVREGIQAKLALMPENARYKLKETLERIINEGSGGLIAIIL, from the coding sequence TTGGAAAAGGTCGATCTTTTTAAGGATATTGCCGAACGAACTGGTGGAGATATTTATTTAGGAGTGGTCGGAGCCGTTCGAACAGGCAAATCGACATTTATTAAAAAGTTTATGGAACTTGTTGTTATTCCGAATATTCAAAACGAAGCAGATAAAGCTCGTGCGCAAGACGAACTGCCACAAAGTGCAGCGGGAAAAACGATTATGACGACAGAACCGAAATTTGTTCCAAACCAAGCGGTAAAAGTAAAAGTAGACGATGGACTTGAAGTAAACATCCGTCTCGTTGATTGTGTCGGTTATACTGTACAAGGCGCAAAAGGGTTTGAAGATGAAAATGGACCACGCATGATTCATACACCATGGTACGAAGAACCAATCCCATTTCAAGAAGCGGCAGAAATCGGTACGCGAAAAGTCATTCAAGAGCATTCGACGATTGGTGTTGTCATTACAACGGATGGCTCGATTGGAGAAATTCCGCGCGAAAATTATGTCGAAGCGGAAGAACGTGTCGTCAACGAATTAAAAGAAGTTGGCAAGCCGTTTATTATGATTATTAATACAGTACGTCCACAACATCCAGAAACAGAAACGTTGAAGCAACAATTAAGCGAAAAATACGACATTCCGGTGCTAGCCTTGAGTGTGGAAGGAATGCGGGAAGCCGATGTGTATCAAGTGCTCCGTGAAGCATTATATGAATTCCCTGTGTTAGAGGTGAACGTCAATTTACCGAACTGGGTCATGGTATTGCGCGAAAACCATTGGTTGCGCGAGAGCTATCAAGATGCGGTACGTGATACAGTGAAAGATATTAAGCGATTGCGCGATGTCGACCGCGTTGTGCAACAATTTAGCGAATACGATTTTATTGACGAAGCACGTTTAGCTGGTATTGAAATGGGGCAAGGCATTGCAGAAATTGATTTATATGCTCCAGATGAGTTGTACGATCAAATTTTAAAAGAAGTTGTCGGCGTTGAAATTCGCGGGAAAGATCATTTGTTGCAATTAATGCAAGATTTTGCTTATGCGAAAGCGGAATACGATCAAATCGCCGATGCGCTTCGCATGGTGAAACAAACAGGTTATGGCATTGCTGCTCCATCGCTTTCTGATATGAGCTTAGATGAACCGGAAATTATTCGTCAAGGATCTCGCTTTGGCGTGAGACTAAAAGCAGTAGCGCCGTCTATTCATATGATTAAAGTGGATGTGGAATCGGAATTTGCACCGATCATCGGAACAGAAAAACAAAGCGAAGAGCTCGTCCGCTATTTAATGCAAGATTTTGAAGATGATCCGCTTTCCATTTGGAACTCTGATATTTTTGGTCGCTCGCTCAGTTCCATTGTTCGCGAGGGCATTCAAGCGAAACTAGCACTTATGCCTGAAAATGCCCGTTATAAATTAAAAGAAACGTTAGAGCGTATCATTAACGAAGGCTCCGGTGGACTAATTGCGATCATTTTATAA
- a CDS encoding DNA-binding protein has translation MIHMLWEEVNGMNKTELINAVAEASGLSKKDASKAVDAVFDAITEALKNGDKVQLIGFGNFEVRERAARKGRNPQTGEEIEIAASKVPAFKPGKALKDAVK, from the coding sequence ATGATACATATGCTTTGGGAGGAGGTGAATGGCATGAACAAAACGGAATTAATCAACGCGGTAGCTGAAGCAAGCGGCCTTTCTAAAAAAGATGCATCTAAAGCGGTTGATGCTGTTTTTGACGCAATTACAGAAGCGCTTAAAAACGGCGATAAAGTGCAATTAATCGGTTTTGGTAACTTCGAAGTACGTGAGCGTGCGGCGCGCAAAGGACGCAACCCGCAAACAGGAGAAGAAATCGAGATTGCTGCAAGCAAAGTTCCTGCTTTCAAACCTGGGAAAGCGTTAAAAGATGCTGTAAAGTAA
- a CDS encoding GTP cyclohydrolase I FolE, protein MNQMNVQQIEQAVRLILEAIGEDPNREGLLDTPKRVAKMYAEVFSGLTEDPKVHLQTVFSEDHEELVLVKDIPFYSMCEHHLVPFFGVAHVAYIPRGGKVTGLSKLARTVETVARRPQLQERITATVADAIMETLEPHGVMVVVEAEHMCMTMRGVKKPGAKTVTTAVRGTLATDEKARAEILALIK, encoded by the coding sequence ATGAATCAAATGAATGTACAACAAATTGAACAAGCGGTTCGCTTAATTTTAGAAGCGATTGGCGAAGATCCAAATCGTGAAGGGTTGCTCGATACACCGAAGCGGGTAGCAAAAATGTATGCGGAAGTGTTTTCTGGTTTAACCGAAGATCCGAAAGTGCACTTGCAAACGGTATTTAGTGAAGACCATGAAGAACTTGTCCTCGTCAAAGACATTCCGTTTTACTCAATGTGTGAACATCATCTCGTTCCGTTTTTTGGTGTGGCCCACGTCGCATACATTCCACGTGGCGGAAAAGTAACTGGATTGAGCAAACTAGCACGAACGGTTGAAACTGTTGCGCGACGACCGCAATTACAAGAACGAATTACAGCAACGGTAGCCGATGCCATTATGGAGACCCTTGAACCACATGGGGTCATGGTCGTTGTCGAAGCTGAACATATGTGCATGACGATGCGCGGTGTGAAAAAACCGGGAGCGAAAACGGTGACAACTGCAGTACGTGGCACGCTTGCAACAGATGAAAAAGCGCGTGCCGAAATATTAGCGCTGATTAAATAG
- a CDS encoding trp RNA-binding attenuation protein MtrB — protein sequence MMQGDYVVIKALEDGVNVIGLTRGSDTRFHHSEKLDQGEVLIAQFTEHTSAIKVRGKALIQTQHGEIQSDAKNHR from the coding sequence ATGATGCAAGGCGATTATGTGGTGATTAAAGCGTTAGAAGACGGAGTGAATGTCATCGGGTTAACGCGTGGTTCAGATACGCGCTTCCATCATTCTGAAAAGCTTGATCAAGGGGAAGTGCTCATTGCGCAATTTACAGAGCATACATCAGCGATTAAAGTGCGCGGAAAAGCACTTATTCAAACGCAACATGGCGAAATCCAATCTGATGCGAAAAATCATCGTTAA
- a CDS encoding heptaprenyl diphosphate synthase, with product MDMQQQIERVRTRIQQATAHSYVDRYIQPRMIDEDRILFALSMLRSAQVEESIALDYVFAMMLIQLALDTHDEVDEQQNSQQKQLTVLAGDLYSGLYYDFLARRHAISLIRRFAEAIKEINIQKIRLQQLSSNDLERFHCIAVIESALLRQLAEHVHAHEWGELAYYLFSLRRVQREETKSDISCEYIDHCKRKLQYLPSCIHEEVKERFSRLLA from the coding sequence ATGGATATGCAACAGCAAATCGAACGAGTACGAACGCGCATTCAACAGGCGACTGCCCATTCGTATGTAGATCGCTATATACAACCACGCATGATCGATGAGGATCGCATATTGTTTGCTCTTTCTATGTTACGTTCGGCTCAAGTGGAAGAAAGCATCGCGCTTGATTATGTGTTTGCGATGATGCTCATTCAACTCGCCCTTGACACCCATGATGAAGTAGATGAGCAACAAAATTCACAACAAAAGCAGTTGACTGTACTTGCGGGAGATTTATATAGCGGATTGTACTACGACTTTTTAGCGCGACGACATGCCATTTCACTCATTCGTCGTTTTGCTGAAGCGATTAAAGAGATCAATATACAAAAAATTCGCCTGCAGCAATTGTCGTCAAATGACCTTGAGCGCTTTCATTGCATCGCTGTCATTGAATCTGCCTTGCTTCGTCAGCTTGCAGAACATGTTCATGCTCATGAATGGGGAGAGCTAGCTTATTACTTGTTTTCATTGAGACGCGTTCAGCGTGAGGAAACAAAATCAGACATTTCGTGTGAATATATCGATCATTGTAAGCGAAAATTACAATATTTACCATCCTGTATACATGAAGAAGTAAAAGAGCGATTTTCTCGTCTCCTCGCTTGA
- a CDS encoding demethylmenaquinone methyltransferase, translating into MQQSKEERVHRVFEKISDHYDRMNSVISFKRHVAWRKDTMKRMNVQKGTKALDVCCGTADWTIALAEAVGPSGEVYGLDFSRNMLKVGEEKVKERGFQHVTLVHGNAMSLPFPDNTFDYVTIGFGLRNVPDYMTVLKEMYRVAKPGGKVVCLETSQPTLIGFRQLYYAYFRYIMPFFGKIFAKSYEEYSWLQESAREFPGMDELADMFRQAGFVNVQVKPYTFGVAAMHLGHKPDGR; encoded by the coding sequence ATGCAACAATCAAAGGAAGAACGTGTGCATCGTGTATTCGAAAAAATTTCCGACCATTACGATCGGATGAATTCAGTTATTAGCTTTAAACGTCATGTCGCTTGGCGGAAAGATACGATGAAACGAATGAACGTACAAAAAGGAACGAAAGCGCTCGATGTATGTTGTGGAACAGCGGATTGGACGATCGCGTTAGCAGAAGCCGTTGGGCCTAGCGGTGAAGTGTATGGTCTCGATTTTAGTCGCAATATGCTAAAAGTCGGGGAAGAAAAAGTAAAAGAACGCGGTTTTCAGCACGTGACACTCGTGCATGGCAATGCGATGAGCTTGCCGTTCCCTGATAACACGTTCGATTATGTGACAATCGGTTTCGGATTGCGAAACGTTCCTGATTATATGACAGTGTTAAAAGAAATGTATCGCGTCGCAAAACCAGGAGGAAAAGTTGTTTGTTTAGAAACATCACAACCGACGCTCATCGGTTTTCGACAGCTGTACTATGCGTATTTTCGTTATATCATGCCTTTTTTTGGGAAAATTTTCGCGAAAAGTTACGAAGAATACTCGTGGTTGCAAGAGTCAGCACGTGAATTTCCAGGAATGGACGAACTAGCGGATATGTTTCGGCAGGCTGGTTTTGTAAACGTACAAGTGAAACCGTATACGTTTGGAGTGGCGGCGATGCATCTCGGACATAAACCTGATGGACGTTAA
- a CDS encoding heptaprenyl diphosphate synthase component II, producing the protein MKLKAMYSFLNGDLNKIEEQLKLTVQASDPLVNEASLHLLEAGGKRIRPVFVLLGGQFGTYHFEKMKRVAVALELIHMASLVHDDVIDGAMLRRGKETIQAKWGDRFAMYVGDYLFARALEQMCEIDDPVAHRILANTIVEVCRGEIEQISDKYRFDQNLRRYLQRIKRKTALLIAASCQLGAVVAGAPETIHKKLYWFGYYVGMSFQITDDILDFIGTEKQLGKPAGSDLSQGNVTLPVLYAMKERTVKEQIMKVNEHTTNREMADVIDGIKRTNAIEKSYELGDRYLQKAIDTLQKLPRNRAWTALYNIAKYIGKRKY; encoded by the coding sequence ATGAAATTAAAAGCGATGTATTCGTTTTTGAATGGGGATTTAAACAAAATTGAAGAACAATTAAAACTGACCGTGCAAGCGTCTGATCCGCTCGTCAATGAAGCATCGTTACATTTGCTTGAGGCGGGTGGAAAGCGCATTCGACCGGTGTTTGTTTTGCTCGGTGGACAATTTGGTACATATCATTTTGAGAAGATGAAGCGAGTGGCTGTCGCGCTCGAGCTCATTCATATGGCATCTCTTGTCCATGACGATGTGATTGACGGGGCGATGTTACGACGCGGAAAAGAGACGATTCAAGCGAAATGGGGCGATCGGTTCGCGATGTATGTTGGCGACTATTTGTTCGCTCGAGCGCTTGAGCAAATGTGCGAAATTGACGATCCAGTTGCCCATCGCATTTTAGCTAACACCATTGTGGAAGTATGTCGAGGGGAAATTGAGCAAATTAGTGATAAATATCGATTCGATCAAAATTTACGTCGCTATTTGCAACGAATTAAAAGAAAAACGGCGTTGCTCATTGCGGCTAGCTGTCAGCTTGGCGCTGTCGTTGCTGGGGCACCTGAAACGATTCATAAAAAATTATATTGGTTTGGCTATTACGTCGGTATGTCGTTTCAAATTACAGACGACATTCTTGATTTCATTGGAACGGAAAAACAACTCGGCAAACCGGCAGGAAGCGACTTATCGCAAGGTAACGTGACGCTCCCTGTTTTATATGCAATGAAAGAGCGGACGGTAAAAGAACAAATTATGAAAGTAAACGAACATACGACAAATCGTGAAATGGCGGATGTCATTGATGGGATTAAGCGAACAAATGCGATTGAAAAATCGTATGAGCTTGGGGATCGCTATTTGCAAAAAGCAATCGATACGTTACAAAAACTGCCACGCAACCGTGCTTGGACCGCGCTTTATAACATTGCAAAGTATATTGGTAAGCGAAAATATTAA
- a CDS encoding nucleoside-diphosphate kinase — MERTFLMVKPDGVQRGVIGDIVARFERKGFQLVGAKLMQVSRELAEQHYAEHKERPFFGELVEFITSGPVFAMVWEGENVIATARQMMGKTNPQEALPGTIRGDFGLTVGKNIIHGSDSKESAAREIQLFFKEEELVSYSKLMNEWVY; from the coding sequence ATGGAAAGAACATTTCTAATGGTCAAACCAGATGGGGTACAACGCGGTGTTATCGGTGACATCGTTGCTCGTTTTGAGCGCAAAGGTTTTCAGCTTGTTGGCGCAAAGTTGATGCAAGTATCGCGTGAACTTGCTGAACAACATTATGCAGAGCATAAAGAGCGTCCGTTTTTCGGTGAGCTCGTCGAATTTATTACGTCCGGCCCAGTATTTGCGATGGTATGGGAAGGCGAAAACGTGATCGCCACAGCTCGTCAAATGATGGGGAAAACGAACCCACAAGAAGCGTTACCAGGCACAATTCGTGGTGATTTCGGCTTAACAGTCGGAAAAAATATTATTCACGGCTCTGACTCGAAAGAAAGCGCGGCACGCGAAATTCAACTATTTTTCAAAGAAGAAGAACTCGTTTCCTACAGCAAGCTAATGAACGAGTGGGTATATTAA
- a CDS encoding chemotaxis protein CheR, with amino-acid sequence MSDYQQFIANVKRKTGIDLALYKEAQMKRRLTSLYEKKGFKNFDEFFRAMNHDQALFHEFLDRMTINVSEFFRNAKRWEVLEKKIIPKLLEKNKRLKVWSAACSTGEEPYTLAIILSKFMPLSQVSVLATDIDDNAMARAKLGIYTERSLQEVPEDVKKKFFVKEGSHYKIIDDIKRTVTFKKHNLLADPFDTNFDLIVCRNVLIYFTEEAKHELYLKFNRALRPGGIFFVGSTEQIFNPTAYGFEVEDTFFYRKM; translated from the coding sequence ATGAGTGATTATCAACAATTTATTGCAAACGTGAAACGAAAAACAGGCATCGATTTAGCGCTATACAAAGAAGCGCAAATGAAACGGCGATTAACTTCTCTCTATGAAAAGAAAGGATTTAAAAATTTTGATGAATTTTTTCGCGCGATGAATCATGATCAAGCGTTGTTTCATGAGTTTTTAGACCGCATGACGATTAACGTATCTGAATTTTTCCGCAATGCAAAACGGTGGGAAGTGTTGGAGAAAAAAATTATTCCGAAACTTCTTGAAAAAAACAAACGGTTAAAAGTATGGAGCGCTGCCTGCTCAACTGGAGAAGAACCGTATACATTGGCCATTATTTTATCTAAGTTTATGCCATTATCTCAAGTATCTGTATTAGCTACTGACATTGATGATAACGCCATGGCTCGTGCGAAGCTTGGTATTTATACGGAGCGTTCCCTCCAAGAAGTGCCAGAGGACGTGAAGAAAAAATTTTTTGTCAAAGAAGGATCCCACTATAAAATTATCGATGATATCAAGCGAACGGTGACGTTTAAAAAACATAATTTGCTTGCTGACCCATTCGATACGAATTTTGACTTAATCGTTTGCCGCAACGTGCTCATTTACTTTACGGAAGAAGCAAAACATGAATTGTACTTAAAGTTTAATCGCGCTCTTCGCCCTGGGGGAATTTTTTTCGTCGGTAGCACGGAACAAATTTTTAATCCGACGGCATACGGTTTTGAAGTAGAAGATACGTTTTTTTATCGAAAAATGTAG
- a CDS encoding chorismate synthase: MRYLTAGESHGPQLTTIIEGVPAGLTLLAEHINEDLARRQKGYGRGRRMQIEKDEVKILSGVRHGKTLGSPITLVVENRDWKHWTNIMGIEPLTDDTEEVKRKVTRPRPGHADLNGAIKYGHRDMRNVLERSSARETTVRVAAGAVAKRILAELGIRIASHVVEIGGVKAEHTTYTSLEELQQVTEQSPVRCFDAEAEKKMMAAIDEAKEKGDSIGGIVEVIVEGVPVGVGSYVHYDRKLDAKIAAAIVSINAFKGVEFGIGFEAARRFGSEVHDEIIWNEETGYTRKTNRLGGFEGGMTTGMPIVVRGVMKPIPTLYKPLMSVDIETKEPFAASIERSDSCAVPAASVVAEAVVAWEIANAIVEQFGQDRIDLIIENVEAMRRYAKEF; this comes from the coding sequence TTGCGGTACTTAACAGCTGGTGAATCACATGGTCCACAGTTAACAACCATTATTGAAGGCGTCCCTGCAGGATTGACGCTTTTAGCGGAACATATTAACGAAGATTTGGCGCGCCGACAAAAAGGATATGGTCGCGGCCGACGCATGCAAATTGAAAAAGATGAAGTAAAAATTTTAAGCGGTGTCCGTCATGGAAAAACGCTCGGTTCTCCGATTACACTCGTCGTTGAAAATCGCGATTGGAAACATTGGACGAACATTATGGGTATCGAACCGCTTACTGATGATACAGAAGAAGTGAAACGAAAAGTAACACGCCCACGTCCGGGACATGCGGACTTAAATGGAGCAATAAAGTATGGTCATCGCGATATGCGCAATGTGTTAGAGCGCTCTTCTGCACGTGAGACAACGGTGCGGGTGGCAGCAGGAGCGGTAGCGAAGCGCATTTTGGCAGAATTAGGTATTCGTATCGCCAGTCACGTCGTTGAAATTGGTGGGGTAAAGGCGGAACATACCACATATACATCGCTTGAGGAATTACAACAAGTGACAGAACAATCTCCTGTTCGCTGTTTTGATGCAGAAGCGGAAAAAAAGATGATGGCGGCCATTGATGAAGCGAAAGAAAAAGGCGATTCGATTGGTGGAATTGTCGAAGTCATTGTTGAAGGTGTTCCAGTTGGTGTCGGGAGCTATGTGCATTATGATCGGAAGCTAGATGCAAAAATTGCTGCGGCGATCGTGAGCATTAACGCATTTAAAGGCGTTGAGTTCGGTATCGGATTTGAAGCGGCACGTCGCTTTGGAAGCGAAGTGCACGACGAAATTATATGGAACGAAGAAACGGGATATACGCGCAAAACGAACCGACTTGGCGGATTTGAAGGCGGGATGACGACGGGTATGCCGATCGTTGTACGCGGGGTGATGAAGCCGATTCCGACGTTATATAAGCCGCTTATGAGTGTCGATATTGAGACAAAAGAACCGTTTGCGGCAAGCATCGAACGCTCTGATAGTTGCGCAGTCCCAGCAGCAAGCGTCGTGGCTGAAGCCGTTGTAGCATGGGAAATTGCGAATGCTATTGTCGAACAATTTGGACAAGATCGCATTGATTTGATCATCGAAAATGTCGAAGCGATGCGCCGATACGCAAAGGAGTTTTAA
- a CDS encoding 3-dehydroquinate synthase, giving the protein MMKSIHVDTPSKRYEVVIGNEVLHMIDLVIDRVCPHVTAVLIITDETVASFYLADVEKTLHQTYDRVYTHIIPSGEEAKSFEQFYACHTAALTNHLDRHSLIVALGGGVVGDLAGFVAATYMRGIRFIQVPTTLLAHDSAVGGKTAINHPLGKNMIGAFYQPELVFYDISLLHTLPEREMRSGFAEIMKHSLIYDRAFFGWLQANVQQLDDLRGDRLQYAIQRGIEIKAAIVAKDEKEQGVRAYLNFGHTLGHALESELGYGVMTHGDAVALGMLFAIFVSERFYNQPLFYSSFRTLFHRYGFPTSLPSHVSPERLLDKMKKDKKAKDQTVRMVLMKEIGTVCVEQISDEQLLRWLYAFAEEGRGKCDSSDSRGNDGK; this is encoded by the coding sequence ATGATGAAAAGCATTCACGTTGATACGCCATCAAAACGGTACGAAGTCGTCATTGGAAATGAAGTGCTGCATATGATCGATCTCGTGATCGATCGTGTTTGTCCACATGTAACAGCTGTGCTCATTATTACAGATGAAACCGTTGCTTCGTTTTACTTGGCTGACGTGGAGAAAACGCTCCATCAAACGTATGATCGTGTGTACACACATATTATTCCGAGCGGAGAAGAAGCGAAGTCATTTGAACAATTTTATGCATGTCATACGGCTGCGTTAACAAACCATCTCGATCGTCATTCGTTAATTGTTGCGCTCGGCGGAGGGGTCGTCGGAGATTTAGCCGGTTTTGTTGCAGCGACATATATGCGCGGCATTCGTTTCATTCAAGTACCGACAACGCTACTTGCGCACGATAGTGCTGTTGGAGGAAAAACGGCTATCAATCATCCGCTTGGAAAAAATATGATCGGAGCTTTTTACCAGCCCGAACTCGTTTTTTATGATATTTCTTTACTTCATACGCTTCCTGAACGAGAAATGAGATCAGGTTTCGCAGAAATTATGAAACACTCCTTAATTTATGATCGTGCTTTCTTTGGTTGGTTACAAGCGAACGTGCAACAGCTAGATGATTTACGTGGCGATCGTTTGCAATATGCGATTCAAAGAGGGATTGAAATTAAAGCAGCCATTGTCGCCAAAGATGAAAAAGAGCAAGGTGTTCGCGCTTATTTAAACTTTGGTCATACGCTCGGTCATGCTTTGGAAAGTGAACTCGGCTATGGGGTGATGACGCACGGAGATGCGGTTGCCCTCGGCATGTTATTTGCTATTTTTGTGAGCGAGCGTTTTTACAATCAACCGCTTTTTTATTCGTCATTCCGGACGTTATTTCATCGTTACGGTTTTCCGACATCCCTTCCGTCACACGTATCGCCTGAACGTTTGCTCGACAAAATGAAAAAAGATAAAAAAGCGAAAGATCAAACAGTGCGTATGGTGCTAATGAAAGAGATCGGAACCGTATGTGTCGAACAAATAAGCGATGAACAACTATTGCGATGGTTATACGCGTTTGCCGAAGAAGGGAGAGGAAAGTGTGATTCGAGCGATTCGCGGGGCAACGACGGTAAATGA
- a CDS encoding chorismate mutase, translating into MIRAIRGATTVNDNDEQEIIDETKRLLTEMIRQNDVHAEDVVSILISMTDDLNATFPAKALRHFDGWTYVPVMCMREINVPHALPKCIRVMMTVHTKRSQQDIHHIYLRDAVQLRPDLQLTKKSDI; encoded by the coding sequence GTGATTCGAGCGATTCGCGGGGCAACGACGGTAAATGATAACGATGAACAAGAAATTATAGACGAGACAAAGCGATTGCTGACAGAAATGATTCGTCAAAACGATGTACATGCAGAAGATGTTGTATCCATTCTTATTTCAATGACAGATGATTTAAACGCCACGTTTCCAGCTAAGGCATTGCGTCATTTCGATGGTTGGACGTATGTTCCTGTTATGTGTATGCGAGAAATTAACGTTCCTCATGCATTGCCGAAATGTATTCGCGTCATGATGACTGTACACACGAAGCGCTCACAGCAAGATATTCACCACATATATTTACGTGATGCCGTCCAGCTTCGGCCAGACTTGCAGTTGACAAAAAAGTCAGACATATAA